In a genomic window of Rhododendron vialii isolate Sample 1 chromosome 12a, ASM3025357v1:
- the LOC131310647 gene encoding uncharacterized protein LOC131310647: MASAGEEENDAVLSDVEADDPVPISIQSPSADDVSVERFREVLAELDRERQLREAAESARSELLVSFNRLKALAHEAIKKRDEFGRQRDEAQRDKEEAVRANEKLSSELAEACRLREENSKQLDELVKVKESFRSEMDTASQMLVTGIEKISGKVSNYKNFAQGGLPRSQKYNGLPAVAYGVIKRTNEIVEELLKQIDLATKSRNEARLQMEQRSYEIAIEVSQLEATISGLREEVSKKTSVVEDLEKSVAEKDGKMIEIEKEMSEKLNSAENDVAGLKQLVGEYDDKLRNLESKMDLHRPLLVEQLNLVSKIHDRLYGVIKIVDTGKMDQSEVSESMFVPQETDVEENIRASLAGMESICELTRIVVDRTKDLVEERSREVKSLSETASRLAKEKEHIGSLLRSALSRRTSMDLSSKTNELFKVAENGLREAGIDYRFSNHRGSGKDAASYDKAEGPETEKDEIYALAGALEDIIKQSQLEIIELQHSVEELRAETSLLKEHVEAQAKELNHRKQRLEELEEKERVANENIEGLMMDIAGAEEEITRWKVVAQQEAAAGKAVEQEFMVQLSAVRDELEEAKQAVLESEKKLKFKEETAAAAMAARDAAEKSLRLADSRATRLRDRVEELTNQLEQLDTRQNSRGLNSNRYVCWPWEWLGLNFVGSRLSDAQQQSSNEMELSEPLI; this comes from the exons ATGGCCAGCGCGGGTGAGGAGGAAAACGACGCCGTTCTGAGCGACGTCGAGGCCGACGATCCTGTACCGATTTCAATACAGAGTCCCTCGGCGGATGACGTGTCCGTCGAGAGGTTTAGGGAGGTTCTCGCCGAGCTTGATCGCGAGCGGCAGCTGCGCGAGGCGGCGGAGAGCGCCAGGTCCGAGCTACTGGTGTCGTTCAACCGGCTCAAGGCGCTCGCTCACGAGGCGATCAAGAAGCGCGACGAGTTTGGGAGGCAGCGCGATGAGGCGCAGCGCGACAAGGAGGAGGCCGTGAGAGCGAACGAGAAGTTATCAAGTGAATTAGCCGAGGCCTGTAGGTTAAGAGAGGAGAATTCGAAGCAGTTAGATGAGTTAGTTAAGGTGAAGGAGTCATTTAGGTCGGAGATGGATACTGCATCTCAGATGTTGGTTACTGGTATTGAGAAGATATCAGGGAAAGTTAGTAATTACAAGAATTTTGCACAAGGTGGATTGCCTAGGTCTCAGAAGTACAATGGGTTGCCTGCAGTTGCTTATGGAGTTATTAAGAGGACGAACGAGATTGTTGAAGAGCTTTTGAAACAGATTGACTTGGCAACTAAGTCTAGGAATGAAGCTAGGTTACAGATGGAGCAGAGGAGTTACGAGATTGCTATCGAGGTTTCGCAGCTTGAGGCGACGATTAGTGGGTTGAGAGAGGAGGTTTCCAAGAAAACTTCTGTCGTGGAGGATTTGGAGAAATCTGTGGCGGAAAAAGATGGGAAGATGATTGAGATTGAAAAGGAGATGTCGGAGAAGCTGAATTCGGCGGAGAATGATGTGGCAGGGTTGAAGCAGTTAGTTGGTGAGTATGACGACAAGTTGAGGAACTTGGAGTCGAAGATGGACTTGCATAGGCCGCTATTGGTTGAGCAGTTGAATCTAGTATCGAAAATTCATGACAGGCTTTATGGGGTTATTAAGATAGTTGATACCGGTAAAATGGACCAGTCGGAAGTGTCTGAGTCCATGTTTGTTCCACAAGAAACAGATGTTGAGGAGAATATTCGTGCTTCCTTAGCAGGGATGGAATCAATATGTGAATTGACTAGAATTGTGGTTGACAGAACGAAGGATTTGGTAGAGGAGAGGAGTCGCGAAGTGAAAAGTTTAAGTGAAACTGCTTCTCGGTTAGCCAAGGAGAAAGAACATATTGGGTCCCTGTTGAGAAGTGCTTTGTCACGAAGGACTTCAATGGATTTGTCATCGAAGACGAATGAATTGTTTAAAGTTGCAGAAAATGGATTAAGAGAGGCCGGAATAGATTATAGATTTAGTAATCATCGAGGGAGTGGAAAGGATGCTGCTTCTTATGATAAAGCTGAGGGTCCAGAGACGGAGAAAGATGAAATATACGCTTTG GCAGGAGCTTTGGAGGATATTATTAAGCAATCTCAGCTTGAAATCATTGAGCTGCAGCATTCAGTGGAGGAGCTAAG GGCAGAGACAAGTTTACTTAAAGAGCATGTGGAGGCTCAAGCCAAGGAGCTTAACCATAGGAAGCAACGTCTGGAAGAACTTGAAGAGAAGGAGAGAGTGGCAAATGAAAAT ATTGAAGGACTTATGATGGACATTGCTGGTGCTGAAGAAGAAATTACGAGGTGGAAAGTGGTAGCGCAGCAGGAAGCTGCTGCAGGCAAAGCTGTTGAGCAAGAGTTCATGGTGCAG TTGTCAGCTGTACGCGATGAGCTTGAAGAGGCGAAGCAAGCTGTGCTTGAGTCAGAGAAGAAGCTAAAATTCAAGGAAGAAACAGCAGCTGCTGCCATGGCAGCAAGAGATGCCGCTGAGAAATCGTTGAGATTGGCAGACTCGAGGGCAACTAGGCTGAGGGATAGGGTTGAGGAGCTGACCAATCAGCTCGAACAGCTCGATACCCGGCAAAATTCGAGGGGCCTAAACAGCAACAGATACGTATGTTGGCCGTGGGAATGGCTTGGGTTGAACTTCGTTGGCTCCCGACTGTCAGACGCACAACAACAGAGTTCGAATGAAATGGAGCTCTCTGAACCCCTTATCTGA
- the LOC131310648 gene encoding uncharacterized protein LOC131310648 produces MSGHRETNPYFLPFSNQPEPDPNRRHPRLHPQYEYPQRLPTPTPHSPPPPQPSSPPHQTPHRTPTPHVPPPQHRTRTRTPPPHPGPETDHFPVHQPQHQTQTPPPRHGPKTDHFPVHQPPHQTQTSPPHHSQPSPDEPTHPSPKIRMPYGRKTRFYTWLLGAFCALFWIAVVLGGLVVLVVYVLFRPRGPKFDIAATSLNAAYLDMGYLLNADMTILANFTNPSKKATVDFHYIYVNLYFGNTLISTTYVEPFKAMKTESAFRNVHLVSSQVGLPLRERQKMMQQIEGNRIRFEVKASLRTRSNLGSLFRYSYWLFGHCLIEVTGPPSGVLVGKKCTTKR; encoded by the coding sequence ATGTCCGGCCACCGCGAAACCAATCCTTATTTCCTCCCTTTTTCTAACCAGCCAGAACCTGACCCCAACCGCCGTCACCCTCGCCTGCACCCGCAATACGAGTATCCACAACGACTACCTACTCCCACTCCCCattctcctccaccaccacagcCATCATCACCACCTCATCAAACTCCACACCGCACCCCCACTCCTCATGTCCCTCCACCTCAACACCGAACTCGAACTCGAACTCCCCCGCCCCACCCCGGACCCGAAACTGATCATTTCCCAGTCCACCAACCTCAGCACCAAACTCAAACTCCCCCGCCCCGCCACGGACCCAAAACTGATCATTTCCCAGTCCACCAACCTCCGCACCAAACTCAAACTTCCCCGCCCCACCACTCTCAGCCGTCACCGGACGAACCAACCCACCCCTCCCCGAAAATAAGAATGCCCTACGGGCGCAAAACGAGGTTCTACACGTGGCTACTTGGAGCCTTCTGCGCGCTCTTCTGGATCGCCGTCGTCCTCGGAGGCCTAGTGGTCCTCGTAGTCTACGTCCTCTTCCGTCCCCGTGGACCGAAGTTCGACATTGCTGCCACCTCCCTCAACGCGGCCTATCTCGACATGGGTTACCTCCTGAATGCCGACATGACCATCCTCGCAAACTTCACCAACCCGAGCAAAAAGGCGACCGTGGATTTCCACTACATCTACGTGAATCTCTACTTTGGAAACACGCTCATCTCGACGACTTACGTGGAACCGTTCAAGGCTATGAAGACGGAGTCCGCGTTTCGGAATGTTCATCTGGTCAGTAGCCAGGTGGGGCTGCctctgagagagagacagaagaTGATGCAGCAGATTGAGGGGAACAGAATCAGGTTTGAGGTGAAGGCTTCGTTGAGAACAAGGTCAAATCTGGGTAGTTTGTTTCGGTACTCGTACTGGTTGTTTGGGCATTGTCTCATTGAGGTGACTGGCCCTCCTAGTGGTGTCTTGGTAGGGAAGAAATGCACAACAAAACGCTGA